GCAAGTTCCTCCTCGTAATCTTTCACTAAATTGGCCTCaatatcatcattattaaataaagTTTTCATTAAAGTTGTCTTACCAATACCATCAGGGCCGACACATAGGAGATTGAAACTGAATCCGTTCTTTATGGACCTTCTGTGCCATTGCTTGGGCAAATTAGCAAACCCTACATAACCATTGATTTGACGACGAATGAACTTAATCTCCGGTTGGTCAGGCAGAACTTGACCCTTTTCGCTCTGAGAGGAGGTGATGCCCATACCGAGGCCGGGTTCCACCTTTACATCGGATTCAGCTGCCTCAAATCTCTCGCTGTCGTCATTTTGCGTACCGTTCGTGTACTGCGAGTCCACTCCATCATGATCCTGCGACTCTTGTTTGATCTGAACATCATTGAATTGATCATGCTGACGCTCTTCTTGTTCCGGGTCCTGCTTAATGGACACTTGTTCCTCCTTTAAACTCATGGCAACGTATTATAGGCCGATGTAATCGTTCAGTTGTCGTGTGATCCTggatttgatattttcttgatctgCTTTCCTCGAGAGATTTTAACTTAATACACAAAACAACACAAAACGCAATTCCTAAAACCGAGacaaaaaatggcaaaaaatGGGAAGCGAAAACACGCCCCCACCATATCATTACACACGTAGATCATAAAAGACGAAAATACTAAATTAGCCGCCCAGGTGGTTCCTTTTTACGAAAGGAAGGAAGGAGAAATCTAGAGGTGCTGCTATATATGTTTGCAAGGTGCGAGAATATTCTGTCACAATTATCAAGCAGCAAGTTATATAAAGTTGTTTCTCACAGCTTCTTGCACTCCCTTGCGGTGCCTTTCCTGCACCACTAGTGTAACTGCTGATGTCTTCCATTTGATGTCAGAATCGATTTCTTGTTACGCCACGAACAGTTAATATATAGAATTAAAGGAATGATCTTGTACAACTACAAGATAACAATAGATTAACAGCCAATATTACCGTCGCCGCTGCCCGCTTCGCGGAGAAACAGCGAAAAACAACGAAGATCGTTCTCGAAAAAGCCCAAAAGCTGGGTATAACGCAACAAAATAATCATAGATTTGACAATTGTGCTCCCAATCTTGCTTTGAAATTACCATTATAAATGAACTCTGAACAGCTGCTGCATAACTATGTTTCGGATTCGCTACTCACTACTCTGATAAGTTTTCAAGAGTTCAAGCAGCAACTACAGTCGTACACGAGCGACGAGCAACAACTGCAACATTGGTACGAATTGCTTCAGGCCAGGGATGCGCGAGTGACCTCTGAGTTAGAAGCACGAATCAAGCAGTTTTTCATAACGTTGCGCTCTAGATTACTGCGATTTCTGGAAAGCGAGCAACTATCACACTCCCTTAGCCTCGAGACACTGATCGACGCGCTGTACAAGATTAATGACCTGTTGCAACAGCGTTTGCAGATTCTGGATGATGCTATTCAGGAAAAGACCTCGGAACTAgcagaatttgaaaatatggtTCGCTCACCGAGTGCAGGAGACAATGCCATTCCTGGCCTATTACAAATTATACAATCTTATATTAATCTATTAGAGGAAAACTAGCAGCAGACATCCCGGTCAACCTGCCCCACAGGATATTCCTCGCCGATCCATTGAAAGGCTTCGTATGTTGAGTTTAGCTGTTTGTTATCGTTCATGCAGTACCCGTCACCACTCGTTAATTTTAAGCTCCCGGTGCGCTGCATCTCTGTAAGGAAGACCACTCGTCTCACACGAGAATGGATCAGGGCCATGGAGCACATTGAGCACGGCTCATGGGTCAAATAGACGTCGTAATCAAGACACAGATAAGAGTTTGCGTCTTCGTCTACACCCTCCCTGAGTCTTTCGCCTACCGCACGGATGCCCACCATTACACTGTGGTCGATGGGTAGCGAGTTTTCGCAGTTTCTGCCATCTTCTGCCACCACTTTGtccttctttcttgatgGGTCAACAAAGACGCTCACCATTGGAAACTGTTTTCCTGCCGTTGCCATCTTCACAGACAACGTCGACGCACGCGATAGCTCATTTCGTACTTCCTGCATGTCTATTTTATAGTCGTTCAATATTTGATCATTGGGGTTGCCGTTCCAAATCAACGGCCAGTACTTCACAGACCAGGCATTGTTCAGTTCCTTTGTGCTGGGCGCAAACTCAGGCACTTCGATATCATCACTCAGTTCATACTTTTTCGTTCCAACCCAAATACTCTTCAatttattgtttatttcaCCTTCGTCGCAAATATACTCTTTCGAACACAACACCACTTCCAAGGTGGAGGTCTCGATGTCCTTGCGGATCCTTTTCAAATGTCTCAATGAAACAGGGTCatttttctgaaaatcGTTTCGAATTAGCCTACTTTACTAGTTAGTTTACTTCCATGAAtacaaaagcaaaaatcaTATACATACTCTATTACTTTCTTCGAGTCTCTTGGATCTATTCTTATACTCCATACATTGACTGCACTTATATATGTTTGAAAGTTAGTTAATTGATCCTGATTTCTGTTAGATCTCATAGATACATACTTAGTTTGGGCGTATTTacatctttgaaatttctaatTTGCAGAAGCCGATTTTCTATTATCCCGTTCTGATAATCGATTTTTAGCGGATTATTAACTTTCTTAACCATAACTAACACGCCCTCATGAATATTATCCTTCTGAGGtttgaataatatataCCTTTAGATGAGCTATTGGTGATTCGCATTTaggaatgaaaaaaagtaaagcATGGCAATGAATGACACAAGTGAAATagaaaagtgaaaaattaaaaaaaaaaaaaaaaaaaaaaaaactgattTATACTCATGAAAATCTTATTCGAGTTCATTCAAGACAAGCTTGACATTGATCTACAGACCAACAGTActtacaaagaaaatttaaaatgTGGTCACTTCAATGGCCTCGATGAAATTCTAACTACGTGTTTCGCACTAccaaattcaagaaaaatagcaTTACCATGCCTTCCTGGTGACTTAAGCCACAAAGCAGTCATTGATCACTGCATCATTTACCTGTTGACGGGCGAATTATACAACAACGTACTAACATTTGGCTATAAAATAGCTAGAAATGAAGATGTCAACAATAGTCTTTTTTGCCATTCTGCAAATGTTAACGTTACGTTACTGAAAGGCGCTGCTTGGAAAATGTTCCACAGTTTGGTCGGTACATACGCATTCGTTGATTTATTGATCAATTATACAGTAATTCAATTTAATGGGCAGTTTTTCACTCAAATCGTGGGTAACAGATGTAACGAACCTCATCTGCCGCCCAAATGGGCTCAACGatcatcctcatcatccGCAACTGCTGCGCAAATCAAACAACTTACAGAACCAGTGACAAATAAACAATTCTTACACAAGCTCAATATAAattcctcttctttttttccttatagCAAGATCCTtccttcatcatcatctatCAAAAAGCTAACTGACTTGAGAGAAGCTATTTTTCCCACAAATTTGGTTAAAATTCCTCAGAGACTAAAGGTACGAATTAATTTGACGCTGCAAAAGCTATTAAAGAGACATAAGCGTTTGAATTACGTTTCTATTTTGAATAGTATTTGCCCACCATTGGAAGGGACCGTATTGGACTTGTCGCATTTGAGTAGGCAATCACCAAAGGAACGAGTCTTGAAATTTATCATTGTTATTTTACAGAAGTTATTACCCCAAGAAATGTTTGgctcaaagaaaaataaaggaaaaattatCAAGAATCTAAATCTTTTATTAAGTTTACCCTTAAATGGCTATTTACCATTTGATagtttgttgaaaaagttaaGATTAAAGGATTTTCGGTGGTTGTTCATTTCTGATATTTGGTTCACCAAGCacaattttgaaaacttgaaTCAATTGGCGATTTGTTTCATTTCCTGGCTATTTAGACAACTAATTCCCAAAATTATAcagacttttttttactgcaCCGAAATATCTTCTACAGTGACAATTGTTTACTTTAGACATGATACTTGGAATAAACTTATCACCCCTTTTATCGTAGAATATTTTAAGACGTACTTAGTCGAAAACAACGTATGTAGAAACCATAATAGTTACACGTTGTCCAATTTCAATCATAGCAAAATGAGGAttataccaaaaaaaagtaataatgaGTTCAGGATTATTGCCATCCCATGCAGAGGGGCagacgaagaagaattcACAATTTATAAGGAGAATCACAAAAATGCTATCCAGCCCactcaaaaaattttagaatACCTAAGAAACAAAAGGCCGACTAGTTTTACTAAAATATATTCTCCAACGCAAATAGCTGACCGTATCAAAGAATTTAAGCAGAGacttttaaagaaatttaaTAATGTCTTACCAGAGCTTTATTTCATGAAATTTGATGTCAAATCTTGCTATGATTCCATACCAAGGATGGAATGTATGAGGATACTCAAGGATGCgctaaaaaatgaaaatgggTTTTTCGTTAGATCTcaatatttcttcaatacCAATACAGGTGTATTGAAGTTATTTAATGTTGTTAACGCTAGCAGAGTACCAAAACCTTATGAGCTATACATAGATAATGTGAGGACGGTTCATTTATCAAATCAGGATGTTATAAACGTTGTAGAGAtggaaatatttaaaaCAGCTTTGTGGGTTGAAGATAAGTGCTACATTAGAGAAGATGGTCTTTTTCAGGGCTCTAGTTTATCTGCTCCGATCGTTGATTTGGTGTATGACGATCTTCTGGAGTTTTATAGCGAGTTTAAAGCCAGTCCTAGCCAGGACACATTAATTTTAAAACTGGCTGACGATTTCCTTATAATATCAACAGACCAACAGCAAGTgatcaatatcaaaaagcTTGCCATGGGCggatttcaaaaatataatgCGAAAGCCAATAGAGACAAAATTTTAGCCGTAAGCTCCCAATCAGATGATGATACGGTTATTCAATTTTGTGCAATGCACATATTTGTTAAAGAATTGGAAGTTTGGAAACATTCAAGCACAATGAATAATTTCCATATCCGTTCGAAATCTAGTAAAGGGATATTTCGAAGTTTAATAGCGCTGTTTAACACTAGAATCTCTTATAAAACAATTGACACAAATTTAAATTCAACAAACACCGTTCTCATGCAAATTGATCATGTTGTAAAGAACATTTCGGAATGTTATAAATCTGCTTTTAAGGATCTATCAATTAATGTTACGCAAAATATGCAATTTCATTCGTTCTTACAACGCATCATTGAAATGACAGTCAGCGGTTGTCCAATTACGAAATGTGATCCTTTAATCGAGTATGAGGTACGATTCACCATATTGAATGGATTTTTGGAAAGCCTATCTTCAAACACatcaaaatttaaagatAATATCATTCTTTTGAGAAAGGAAATTCAACACTTGCaagcatatatatatatatatatacatatagTTAATTAGTACTAATAATACATGAAATACTGACAGCTTATGATGCTGATAAGGAAAATATTGCCGCAAACTTTGTAATAAGCCAAAAGCACTAATCTCTTTTCCGTTAGCTTTCATAAAATTAGTGTATTTAAGTAAACCCCGGCCCAAAATATGCTCTCAAATTTGCTTCATCCTTCTGCTTTCTTATCCTTTCTACTTCTTCAAAGCCTCCCGATTTTTTCAGGTTTGAATTACCCACAAAATTTTCcagttcatcatcaaattcattacTAGCTTtaagttttctttccatCTCCCACATCTTCTCAGCCTTGTCAATAGCTTCGACCCTACTATCGTGGTCAGGGTTTAAAGATTGGACGGCCACCATAACTTGCTCCCTTACCTGATTAAATGTGCCCGGTCTCATAATAGGCAAAATAGGATTACTTTTTGATCTCGAAgggtttttttcttgttcttcacAACATAACTTAATAAGATCGAAAGTTTCTAATGCCTTACCCAAGTCTTCCTTCAAATCTAAAATCAACTCTTCCTGCAACGTGAGAAACTGTTGTTCTTCACAGACCTTATCGAGCTCAGCTTCCcaagtttttttccaatgTGGTTTTTCAGTATCAATAAACTCCTGTAGTTTAAGTACATCTGCTTGGGCATTTTCTAAATCCTTGGATACGGTTTCTAGCTTCTTTTTAGCGGGCTGAGACCTACGCTCAGCAACGTCTTTCCTCATAATTTCGATTACATCTTGCAAATCATCTACTTTACTTAGCAGAGTATCGGATAAATCACCGAGTTCGGTCTGTGATTTTTCCATGTACATTCTGTTGGAAGAGTTTTTGgcagaaaatgataaagacTTAAAGTTATCGACCTTTCGtaaaatgttgaaaatagtCTCATTAATATTTGACCTATTAATATTATGCacttgttttattttcccCAATTCGTACTGAATATCTTTGATCgttttatcatcatcttttttgttttgccCCACAAGATCGTGTTTGTTAGCTTCAAGGCCAGGTTGTGGTAAAACTTCCGTTTGCTTGCCGCTAATTGCAGAACCAAAActcatttcttttaaatgtCTTATTATATCATTCTGACTATTCGATATCTCCATCTTAACTGTGTCAATGAATTCCTTGATCGTATTATTTGGATTCTCTTCGAGCTTTAGCTCGATAACAAACCCTTCTTTAATATCGAGAAGATTTAGTTCCTCTAATTCATAGAATACTCCATATTGAGGATCCATAATATATATGTCTGGGAAGGAATTTGCTCCAGGAGAATACGCAAAGCGCTCAATAAATAGGAGCCTTAATGCGTTTTTTGTAGTAGGCAGTTGCACATGACACTTCTTTGTTTTGTCTCCTATCCTTAAAAATACTGGACAAGTTCCATTCATGGCTTTATCTGGCGAAGTTGTAACAACGCTTGATAATCTTCGTGGAGATGCACGAACATTCTCAATAGGCAATGGCGTTTTCGCCAATGGACTCGCCTTTGATACATCGTCAATGCTTTTACCCTTATTTTCAGCTGAATTAATGTTTctatcatcatcattgttgttatttCCGTATAACTTTGACTTTCTTACGGTTTCCTCTAGATGCAACATCGAGGGTGAAGGAGTTGTCATGAGGCCGGCAGCCGCAGCAGCTTCTGTTGTAGACTGATTTGTCAATTTAGCCATATGGTAGGCAGAGTATCTCTTTGAGGCTCTCCTTTGTAAATTAGTTCCCTTCTTCAATTGTGAAAGtgcatcatcatcatcagatGCGTTTGGAGCATTGTTAGATTTAAGGTTTTGTTTAATATTAGTTCTTGGTTTTGTCAATGTTGCCTCTGCTGACTGAGCAGAGGGTGTTCCCGTAGAAGTAGAATTCACTTTTTCCCCATAGCTGTTTTCGACTGAATCGCTTTGCCTCTGATCACGTACAATACTGCTTTTTCTGCTACTTAATGGAGTCCCCTCACGGGTCCCTTCACTACCCAATGAAAGGTTACTAGTAAAGGAAGGGTTTTGTTGATGATGTGATTTTACACTTATCCGATGCTCTTGCTgcatattcttcaaaattgcTTGTTTAACCTTTAGTTTGTCTAAAAGTGTCACTATAATCTCTCTGATTTTTGGCAGATGTTTATTTAAAGTTTCATCAGATGGTGGTTCCCTCAATGTCACTTCCAATACACGTCTTAAAGCCATTGGCACATCACCAACATCTGACATGTCAACTTTCGCATGCATGAAGAATTTCGATACGACTTTGAAGTCATTGCCCAACTGAACGTATGCATCAGATACTAATCTTCCAGAGGTTGTCCCCTTAGACCATTGTGTTAAGACCTGGAGGAGGTGCTTGGTGGACATCAGCAACTTTGTTACTGTCGTTTCAATACTACTACTGCTAGAAGCAGTTCTTTTAATCTTTGGGGTGCCATACGTAGGGTCATCCACGGCCATCTTCATCtaattttaaaataatACGAGGATTACTACACCAATTTGGCAGCCAGCTTCTACtctttttcccttttcttGGGTTTGTTTTGATGCCATTATCTCAAGAATGCATAATAGTAGGATAAAATTCGTTCAGCTCGGCTAGCGAGATATCTTCAAAGAGTAAAGCGCATCTGCGTGTAAAATTAAATTCAAGAAGTGAAAGAATAAAAGATAGGATTGTAGATTTGAAGTTTAGTGGTAGCGTCAGCAGATAAGCTTATGGATGTTGATGAACCGAATCCTATTGTGATATCAGATTCTGAGGCCACTGATGAGGAAATTAGTATCATATACGAACCCGAATTCAATGAAAATTATTTATGGGCAGAGGAAAACGTCCAAGAAGCAAGCAGATCACAGAAAATTGTCACTGAGAGGTTGAGCCTGGATTCCACTGCTGGAGAATCTTGTACTCCTTCCGTAGTAACTGATACACAAGTTACTACGGGGCTTCGGTGGTCTTtgaggaagaggaaggcTATTCAAAAGATGCCATACAGTTTAGAACGCATAAAGCATAGGCAGTTGCTAGAGGGCTATGATATCTCTAGTTTTGACAGCATTTCGAATCAGTTGACCTTACCGAAGAACGCTTCTACAGTGATTCACTCAAATGATATTTTACTTACAAAGAGAACTGGTAAACCCTTAGATGAGCAGAAAGATGTTACAATCGACTCCATTAAACCCGAAAACAGCTCGGTTCAATCTCAAAGATATGATagtgatgaagaaatacCAAAGAAAAGGCATCGTACTTTTAAAGACCTCGACCAGGATATAGTATTTCAATCAGGTGATTCTACGGAAGATGAACAAGACTTGGCTAGTACAAATTTACAGAATACTCAAAATGACGAAGTAATATTTAGAGGAAGAGTATTGAATGTAAGAACTGGTTACCGTGGGGTCCTGCCAAGAGTTGCTTGGGAAAAGTCGTTGCAAAAGCAGCAGTCTTCAAAAGTcacgaaaagaaaaactcaATTATTGAACCATAAGGGTGTGGCTAAGAGGAAAATGAACAGAAGCGCCCatattgaagatgaagaacaGAACTTATTGAACGATCTTATTGCACCTGATGACGAACTGGATATCGAGGAAAACGCCCCTCCAGATATATACTTAGGAAATCTTCCAGAGGATCGTGAGGCTAACGAAAAGGAATTAAAGGAATTGCAAGAATATTATGAGAGCAAGTATAGTGAAGACGCACAATCGGCTGGAACTTCTGGTTTTAATTTAAATGAGGAATACCGCAATGAACCAGTGTATGAGCTGGAATATGACGGACCGGGGAGCTGCATATCACATGTGTCTTATAAAGACCAGCctattatttatttgaattCACGGCATTCAGATAGCGGATTTAGTGAGCAATACAATATATCTGCCGAAGATAATCAAAGTGTAATTTCCCTAGATGCTGCTGAAGAGCATAACGATGGTATAATTGACAAGATGTTGGTTAAACCTAAAAGAATTAAAGCAACCAATGATGCCAACTTTTTGAATACAAAAAGTAAGAGAGTGAGAAGATATAAGTACAAATATCGAAATTCTTGTCTGGCCCCAAGTACAAAAGCTATCAAAGTCGGAAAACGGTCAGCGCATAAATCTCATTTGGCAGCTAATAATCCAGTTTCATTTGTTTCTAAGAAGAATCATGTAATTGatgattatttttttgaagaattagaaTCTCAATCCCTAGAACAGGATGACAGCTCTTCTCTCAAGccacagaaaaaaagaaggaagaagaaagcaCCTATATACTCAAGTTTCTCCGCTGATCTTGAATCGAGACGAAAACCAGTTTTCAATACT
Above is a genomic segment from Saccharomyces cerevisiae S288C chromosome XII, complete sequence containing:
- the NKP2 gene encoding Nkp2p (Central kinetochore protein and subunit of the Ctf19 complex; mutants have elevated rates of chromosome loss; orthologous to fission yeast kinetochore protein cnl2) — protein: MNSEQLLHNYVSDSLLTTLISFQEFKQQLQSYTSDEQQLQHWYELLQARDARVTSELEARIKQFFITLRSRLLRFLESEQLSHSLSLETLIDALYKINDLLQQRLQILDDAIQEKTSELAEFENMVRSPSAGDNAIPGLLQIIQSYINLLEEN
- the TAD3 gene encoding Tad3p (Subunit of tRNA-specific adenosine-34 deaminase; forms a heterodimer with Tad2p that converts adenosine to inosine at the wobble position of several tRNAs; localizes to cytosol, nucleus and peroxisomes); translated protein: MVKKVNNPLKIDYQNGIIENRLLQIRNFKDVNTPKLINVWSIRIDPRDSKKVIELIRNDFQKNDPVSLRHLKRIRKDIETSTLEVVLCSKEYICDEGEINNKLKSIWVGTKKYELSDDIEVPEFAPSTKELNNAWSVKYWPLIWNGNPNDQILNDYKIDMQEVRNELSRASTLSVKMATAGKQFPMVSVFVDPSRKKDKVVAEDGRNCENSLPIDHSVMVGIRAVGERLREGVDEDANSYLCLDYDVYLTHEPCSMCSMALIHSRVRRVVFLTEMQRTGSLKLTSGDGYCMNDNKQLNSTYEAFQWIGEEYPVGQVDRDVCC
- the EST2 gene encoding telomerase reverse transcriptase (Reverse transcriptase subunit of the telomerase holoenzyme; essential for telomerase core catalytic activity, involved in other aspects of telomerase assembly and function; mutations in human homolog are associated with aplastic anemia); this translates as MKILFEFIQDKLDIDLQTNSTYKENLKCGHFNGLDEILTTCFALPNSRKIALPCLPGDLSHKAVIDHCIIYLLTGELYNNVLTFGYKIARNEDVNNSLFCHSANVNVTLLKGAAWKMFHSLVGTYAFVDLLINYTVIQFNGQFFTQIVGNRCNEPHLPPKWAQRSSSSSATAAQIKQLTEPVTNKQFLHKLNINSSSFFPYSKILPSSSSIKKLTDLREAIFPTNLVKIPQRLKVRINLTLQKLLKRHKRLNYVSILNSICPPLEGTVLDLSHLSRQSPKERVLKFIIVILQKLLPQEMFGSKKNKGKIIKNLNLLLSLPLNGYLPFDSLLKKLRLKDFRWLFISDIWFTKHNFENLNQLAICFISWLFRQLIPKIIQTFFYCTEISSTVTIVYFRHDTWNKLITPFIVEYFKTYLVENNVCRNHNSYTLSNFNHSKMRIIPKKSNNEFRIIAIPCRGADEEEFTIYKENHKNAIQPTQKILEYLRNKRPTSFTKIYSPTQIADRIKEFKQRLLKKFNNVLPELYFMKFDVKSCYDSIPRMECMRILKDALKNENGFFVRSQYFFNTNTGVLKLFNVVNASRVPKPYELYIDNVRTVHLSNQDVINVVEMEIFKTALWVEDKCYIREDGLFQGSSLSAPIVDLVYDDLLEFYSEFKASPSQDTLILKLADDFLIISTDQQQVINIKKLAMGGFQKYNAKANRDKILAVSSQSDDDTVIQFCAMHIFVKELEVWKHSSTMNNFHIRSKSSKGIFRSLIALFNTRISYKTIDTNLNSTNTVLMQIDHVVKNISECYKSAFKDLSINVTQNMQFHSFLQRIIEMTVSGCPITKCDPLIEYEVRFTILNGFLESLSSNTSKFKDNIILLRKEIQHLQAYIYIYIHIVN
- the BUD6 gene encoding formin-mediated actin nucleation enhancer (Actin- and formin-interacting protein; nucleation-promoting factor (NPF) for Bni1p and Bnr1p during actin cable assembly and organization; enhances Bnr1p-mediated actin nucleation, alleviating Hof1p inhibition through competitive binding; interacts with Bni1p via a C-terminal triple helical coiled-coil domain; role in polarized cell growth; isolated as a bipolar budding mutant; localizes to the presumptive bud site, small bud tips, the bud neck and secretory vesicles; potential Cdc28p substrate), whose amino-acid sequence is MKMAVDDPTYGTPKIKRTASSSSSIETTVTKLLMSTKHLLQVLTQWSKGTTSGRLVSDAYVQLGNDFKVVSKFFMHAKVDMSDVGDVPMALRRVLEVTLREPPSDETLNKHLPKIREIIVTLLDKLKVKQAILKNMQQEHRISVKSHHQQNPSFTSNLSLGSEGTREGTPLSSRKSSIVRDQRQSDSVENSYGEKVNSTSTGTPSAQSAEATLTKPRTNIKQNLKSNNAPNASDDDDALSQLKKGTNLQRRASKRYSAYHMAKLTNQSTTEAAAAAGLMTTPSPSMLHLEETVRKSKLYGNNNNDDDRNINSAENKGKSIDDVSKASPLAKTPLPIENVRASPRRLSSVVTTSPDKAMNGTCPVFLRIGDKTKKCHVQLPTTKNALRLLFIERFAYSPGANSFPDIYIMDPQYGVFYELEELNLLDIKEGFVIELKLEENPNNTIKEFIDTVKMEISNSQNDIIRHLKEMSFGSAISGKQTEVLPQPGLEANKHDLVGQNKKDDDKTIKDIQYELGKIKQVHNINRSNINETIFNILRKVDNFKSLSFSAKNSSNRMYMEKSQTELGDLSDTLLSKVDDLQDVIEIMRKDVAERRSQPAKKKLETVSKDLENAQADVLKLQEFIDTEKPHWKKTWEAELDKVCEEQQFLTLQEELILDLKEDLGKALETFDLIKLCCEEQEKNPSRSKSNPILPIMRPGTFNQVREQVMVAVQSLNPDHDSRVEAIDKAEKMWEMERKLKASNEFDDELENFVGNSNLKKSGGFEEVERIRKQKDEANLRAYFGPGFT